AGTCGAGGTAGATTAATGCTAACTTACCCTGCACCAAACGCCCAATGATCCCGATCCATCACGTTGGCCAGCTTGGCAGACTCACTACACGAAAGCTTATCGTTGATGTATCTCTCCGGATTGAATTTAAGTCTTCTTCCAGATGAGCAGATGCACATTTTATGAGGTAGACTATATACTTACGGTTCGGGATATCTGGACTCATTGTGATGTAGCGTGAAGCAGTTTAGAAGAACAACAGTGTTCTTCGGTATAAAGGTTCCTTTGTATGTGAAATCTTGTGACGAGCAGTGGGGCGTAGCAAACCAAAATGGAGCGTGCACACGTTGGACCTGTTGGTGTGTATGAGAAATCTGACAGTGTTAGATACAGACAGACAAGACACTCACCTCTTTGATGATTGCTCTAGTAAATGGAAGGCTAGCTTCGTCTTCGAGGCACGGCCATCGTCCACGACCAATCACCTGGTCCAGTTCTAACTGTGCTCGCTCAAGTACCTCGCGGTGTGATGGAATCAAAGCCAGGAACCATTGAATAATTCCCGATGTCTGAAGAACAAGTCATTGGACTGCAGAGCGCAATGAGGGACATGTCCTTACGGAATGAACACCTCCTAATGTGAATACGGCAGAAAGCATGCATAAATCTTCCCAATCGAGTTTCTCGGATTCCTGGGTCTCCAAGAGCGTCTTCACCAAACAATCGGGAACATTCTCTCCTGAAAGCATCCTGGACTTGAAGTTTAAGATCATACCACCATATACTTTAATGAGATCATCGTGCAACTTTTGACCTCGTGAACGCTTTTGTGATGGAAGGTATTGGAGAATCTCAAAAAAGTCGACACAATTGGACCATGGCCCTTTAGAGGCGTCAGAGAAAGTTGACAGACAGATAACACATGTCAACTGACCAGTGAGATCCATAAACTCCATGGCTAAACCGAGGGCCTTTGCAACAAGCGGGTCATAGGAAGACGTCGTTCGTAGTCCAAAAGACATGATGAGCATGTTGCTGGAAGTTACACAGGTACAGTCAGCAGGCGTACACACGTCAGGTTGATTGTCAAACGTACTTCAATGCAAACCTTCCAGCAAAATGAGCAGGGTTGACCGGGGATTTGCCTTGTTGACTCTCGTCATAGAGGGATTTGATGAGAATATGCGATTCATAATCCATCACGGAAGCGTATCCCTCCATCGCTTTAGGGTTTAGGGCCAGTGCCGCAAGCCGACGGTGCTGTCTCCTTTGATCATTTGAATTAGTTGAAGCACGAATGATATAGATTAAGAAACCTGTTTATACCATTTATTGCCGTATTCGGACGCGGTAATGGCTCGACCTTTAAGAATTATCTGGTTCTTCATAAAGTACTTTTTTCTACTAGAGAAGATCGCTCCGTTTGTGACAAGAAGGTCCTTTGCTACAACAGGATCAGATATTACGACGAATAGCTGACTTCCCATCCAGATAGAGAACATTGATCCGTATTGTTTCGCCCAAGCGTCAAGAGCCCTTTCAGCATACTTTCGAAGGAACGCGTAACGGACTGGCGGTCCTGGAGGAAGACGATTCCCCTCATAATCCACAATCAGATGACGAAGCACAACAGGGCTACAGAAATAGGCCAAGAGAAGTAGAGAGGATATGCCTAGGAACTAAAATGTTGCTTGTCGGTCTTTCCAGTAGAAGTGGTTAGTAGAAGGAAATTCACTAATACCTTTAAAAGATTTTCGGTTACAGAGCCCGTGAAGGACATTTTTCTATAGTTGAGTAACAGCGGTTAGTAGTTCTTATATACCATTTTGTAAgtcgctgaatcttgatcCTCCGAATTGTTTCCTCCTCCATTCTTCTTGGTGTCGGTTCAGTATCACTTGACAGCCGTATCATTCTAAAGTCTCTTAAATCCCGATTCTATGATGCAATCAGTGTTTTTTGGAGATAATAAGATATCCCCAGGCTATTGTTAAAAGCAGGACGCACTGTGTTTCATTGAAAACGTGGCTTGGGCGACAAGCTACAAGGTCCGCAGGGCTAACTGAGTTAGCGGAAACACGTATGAGGTAAACCTCGATTTCCCGGGAGTTCGGATTGTCACTTGGTGGTTTCCCAGCCTACCGAGCTGTACATGATGAAGTAAAGTAGAACAGAGCTACCACCGTTCTGTGGCGATGCGCTGCATGTGCATGCTTACCAAATCTCAGAATCGAAAACGTTGAATAGCGAAATAACAGACATAACCCTAAAGGCTCCGCATTTTTGCATGTCTTCTTTCTTGTAGGCCACGAGCAGCGTATTTCCGACCTCCGAACGCCATACTAATGAACTCTAACAACGCTCTGCCGCTTAGCAGTTCCGATGACCTTGATCGCGTCGTCGATCATGCTGACCAAATATAGAGGCAGATATAGAACACAATAACCGCTCGACATTTATTTCAGTAGTAACCGAAATAAGCGGATAGGACTGAGGAGCAAGGCAGAgttgatggcagcacatTTTCCTCCTGTAGGTCGGACAATCCTAATTCTGTTCTGGCGACTGGATAAAAGTAACAGTGGCCCGCTATTCGGTTAGCTGCGGTGGAGACAGTGGTGAGCCACGAGTAGATCAATGACACCGATGCAAAGGAATCACAACAGAAAGATCATCAAGTACGTGCATTACGGTTTCAGGTTAACGGAACACTGCAACAAGAATGTACAATGAACTTTCGGCGCTAAGAATGAACTCTAAGAGGACAATGAATAAAAGTTATGATGGTCGGTAGTCCCTACACTTACAGGTTAATAAAACATTCCACTAGAGAGCGAACCTGAGGGTTGGCATAACATTGTAAGCAAACATAACAATATGTCGGACGTCCCTTGGCTGTGAATGAAGAAGGTACCAACAATGTTTTGAGATTAGCAATTACGTACTTGTTACACGACGGTTAGCTAGTTTCGCCCAAGAGAGATTCCATGAGTCATAGGTGCTCGTAGAATAACAGGTCGCACAATCGAAGCAAGAGGGAGAATGAGAACATGAAAACACTGGGCATCAATAGACTTTAAGTTTCAATGCAACTCATTAATTGACGACAACAGTGCTGTCTGTAGACGTTGCATATACTTGACTTCTTCCCACACACCCAAAGGACCTCCACACCCTTTGTGCTTATTCGGAAAGAGTCCATTTATGCGGGAAACTCACGTCTGAAGCGCCACCAGGAAGGCTGTAACCGACGATGACAATGAAGGAGTACCAATCGCTTGATCATCGCTAACCTCAGTGGCTAGAATCCATTCTTTCGGTGCTATGATGGGAGAAAAACACATATTAGAAGGGTAGAAATCTTCTTAAGCACCATGCTAACCTTCAGCTTGGAGTATAACACCCTGTGC
This portion of the Psilocybe cubensis strain MGC-MH-2018 chromosome 12, whole genome shotgun sequence genome encodes:
- a CDS encoding Cytochrome P450 monooxygenase virE, which encodes MSFTGSVTENLLKFLGISSLLLLAYFCSPVVLRHLIVDYEGNRLPPGPPVRYAFLRKYAERALDAWAKQYGSMFSIWMGSQLFVVISDPVVAKDLLVTNGAIFSSRKKYFMKNQIILKGRAITASEYGNKWRQHRRLAALALNPKAMEGYASVMDYESHILIKSLYDESQQGKSPVNPAHFAGRFALNNMLIMSFGLRTTSSYDPLVAKALGLAMEFMDLTGPWSNCVDFFEILQYLPSQKRSRGQKLHDDLIKVYGGMILNFKSRMLSGENVPDCLVKTLLETQESEKLDWEDLCMLSAVFTLGGVHSTSGIIQWFLALIPSHREVLERAQLELDQVIGRGRWPCLEDEASLPFTRAIIKEVQRVHAPFWFATPHCSSQDFTYKGTFIPKNTVVLLNCFTLHHNESRYPEPLKFNPERYINDKLSCSESAKLANVMDRDHWAFGAGRRICPGLPAAERELWLAISRLLWSFDFNALPDEPISLEEYDGLSGRTPLPYRLRLTPRFEGVVDIINAVEETTL